The DNA segment AGGTCTTCTCTTTTTTATTAGTATCAGCTAATCGATCAGAGGTTACTGATAATTCTCTTCGAAAATGATTAATAACAAGCCAAACTAAATAACCAGCAGCTGTAAGTTGAACCCAAACAAAATGTAAGATCCATTGAGCGGATATGATTAAACTGATACGAAATACTAATGCAATCGCAATTCCAATATCCAAAGATAAACGTTCTCTATCAGGGTTTCGACCATTACGTGCAATAGCAGCCAACGCAACAGCGTTATCTGCCGAAAGCAGAATCTCCAATAAGATAAGAACAGGCAAGAGCACTAAAACCTCCTGCCACTGATTGACTCCATCCAAAAAGTCTGACAAGAAAGGAAGCCCAGTAATATCCATGACAACAGCTTAGAAAATGAAAGCGTTGATCTACGGGCATACAGATCCGGGTTGACTTGTGTCATATCAATACTCTTCGGTACGTTGTGCAAGTTAAAGCCTGAGAGGATAACTGCTTACTAAGCAGCCGTCTTGGGCAGAAGATCGAATGCTGAGGAGATTGAAGACTGTATTCAATAACGTCTAAATGAGTTTTCAGACAGTTATATGAGTTTCTCACCTACTACATACTGCATATAAGGCTGCATCAGTTAGATTTGTTGATTTATTTAGCATAATCAGGTGCACCATTAGGAGTATTATGTCAAGAACTTTCTACAATTAGCGATGCGATTTAGCTTTTAAATAGCGAAAGTATAAGATACTAAACTGTAGGAAACTTCTGACGATTTGATTGTTTAGTGTAACTTATGATCAAAAGAAGTGGAGTGAAGATCTTACAACAGTCGAGCTGGAAAACTTAAACGACTTGACTAAAAGAGAAATCAAGAACGTCAGTACTTAGGATAGGCTTTAGCTATGGCAGTCGTTATCGTTTGACGCATCAAGTGGATGTTATAACCTATCATTACAAGCTCTAACAAATCTTATCCGGTGAGGAATATGATTAAGCATTCGTCTCACTTGCAGGAAAAATTTGATTGCACAAAGAGATAAGATACTTATATTTCTAAAATGATTTGACAAACAAGCCTGATTTTCCTCTAACAACATTCGTGCGCTAAAAGTCGGCAACAACTGAACGATGAATAATTGCTCTGGCTCAATATATATTGCTAGAAGAACAAACCTAAAAACTTTATACTGTAAAATCTCTGACTATAATTAGCTCTAAAGTCATTACTAATTATCAATAAAAATAATATATTGTAACTGCAAATAAGTAATCTAGAGTTTAGAAGATCAGCAATATAAAGTTGTTATGTCTAAAATAAAATATTAAATTTGATAATTTCTATGTGATAAATCTAATGCATTATACTGATTTTCTTTAATCAAAGTTTAATTGTTTTATTAATCAGAGGTTTATATTAATTAAGTAGAAAAGTTAACTAAATTAGATTACTCAATAGAGTTAATTTAGCATAAAAATCTTGAGGTCACTTATTTATATATACTATTTTGGATACTTTTTATAGCACATTACTATTATTTACTTAAGATGTAGAAGAATAATTTGGATTATTTATAATGCTTTTAAGAGCTAGATTAATTTAATTGTTAATATTAGATAGATATTTAGCAATAATCATGAATTATAAACTATTGACGAAAGAAAAACTACGTATTGTAATAGACAACTGCAAAAAATTTTTAAATATATTCTTAACAAAAGATTATATATCTCAGCTGGTAAGAAGTAAACAACATTTAACAGCTATATAAAACATCAGGATTTACTTTTAAAGCGAAAATATTAAGATATTGCAATAATAAATTAAATCTTTATCAGATTTTACCTTTTTTAGGATCCAATAACTGATTATTAGTTAACAATTCTCGCGATAATTGCCTCAAGAATAATCTTATTAAGGAAATATCAGAATTCATACCTACTAGTTTCACACTAGTAATCAGTGATCTTACTATTACCTAAAGGTAATAAAGTAGATAAGGTTAAAGATTATTATTTAGATAAAATCTTATATAAGAATATCAGCTTATCTTTATCTTAATTAGTAACAATCATCAGTTTTCTGGCCATTGGCTAAAAATATTTTGATATTAGTCTCTACTAAAACTTTTAGAATAACTAAGTATTAAAAGTTGCAATTTTTCCATAGATTCACTGTTTTTATTTAACATTATCGACACAATATTAACTGATATATAAAACTTAAAACTAATTAATAGCTTTGAATCAAGATTCTGCGT comes from the Synechococcus sp. M16CYN genome and includes:
- a CDS encoding DUF475 domain-containing protein, coding for MDITGLPFLSDFLDGVNQWQEVLVLLPVLILLEILLSADNAVALAAIARNGRNPDRERLSLDIGIAIALVFRISLIISAQWILHFVWVQLTAAGYLVWLVINHFRRELSVTSDRLADTNKKEKTSRSLASTIILVAFTDLAFSIDSVAAAVAISDEIILIITGAVVGIIALRFTSGLFIRWLDKYPRLETAGFLSIAFVALRLIIHAFLPFINQPDWLTLVVVLILLGWGFSAKNTVTIMESHRVS